Within the Desulfovibrio sp. genome, the region GATTCCTCCATGGATGCTGTTTCCACTTCCACATCCGCAAGCGCATCGTCATATTTCCAGGACATGATCCAGCGGCGCGAGCTCAACCAGGCTGATCGCATCGCCAAAGGCATCAGTTCGGGTCAGCTGAGCCAGACCGAAGCGGACCGCCTGGGCCGGATCGAAGCGAGAATCGGGCAGCTCAATCAGAAGGCGATGGCCGACGGCACCATGAGCCCCACGGAATTCGCGCAGATCATGCAGGCCCAGGACAAGGCGAGCAAGCGCATATTCCAACTGGGCCACAACAAGTCCACTGCCCAGAATTCAGACACCCAGAGTGCCGACGCCCTGGCCTCCAATGCGCAAATCCCGTCTTCCTCCGCTTCCAACGCGACGACCAGCGGGACTACTGTCTGGGGCGAGATGAGCAAGCTGTTTCAGGACATCGCCCAGGGCATCGTCCAGGACAGGCAGTCGCGTCTCGATGAGCGCATAAAAGCAGGGACCGAATCTGGCCAGCTCACAGCCGAAGAACTTCAGAAGCTGCAGAAAATGGAGACCAACGCCTCCGACACCATGACCAAGGCCATGGCCGACGGCACCATATCCCCGGTGGAATTCATGCAGGTCATGCATGCTCAGAACGTGGCCAGCAGGCACGTGAACCGTTATCGCCAGAACCAGACATTCTCCACCGATGCGAGCTCATACACGGCAGCCACAGCCGCTGCCGCCCTGGCATCAGCCACTACGGCCGCCACGACTGCAGCCGCAACCGCAGCTTCAGCTTCAGCCGCATCTCCGCCCACTTACAAACCGCTCAGCGTCTCGGTGTAACACCAAGCGGCCAGGGTTCTCCCTGGCCGCTTTTCTTCGCACCTATCCCGCCGGGGATCCCGCCTTCCACAGAATCCACTTTCCACCTGGAATATCTGGCACAATTCTGGCTTCTTTTTGAAAGATCAGCGCATCAGGGAACATATTTCCGGTCCGTGCCGTACAATGAGGAGCTTTCAGCATGCCAGACGTTACCGCCACTTCCTCTTCCATTTCTTCATATCTTAAGGACATCCTCGAACGCCGCCGCGACAGCATTGAAGAACGCATCGAGGACAACGACTCAGACGGCAAGCTCTCCAAAAAGAACAAGGCCTCTTTGGAGAAGATGGACGCAAGCATCGACGAGATGCAGAAGAAGGCCCTGGCCGACGGCATCCTGGACCGGGCCGAATACCAGCGCCTCATGCGCGCCCTGGACACCGAGAGCGCGTCGCTCGACAAAATCCTCAAGGTGAAGACCACCAAGACCACAGCCAACGCCTCTTCGGGAAGTCCCCTGCCCATGCAGGACCAGGATCAGACCCTGAAGCTCATCCAGAACATGCAAAAGCGAATGCACGAGACCATCACCAAGGCCTTGTCGGCCGGCACCATCAGCAAGAAGCAAGGGGAAGCCCTGACCAAGCTGGAGACATCTGAACAAGAGTTCATCGACAAGGCTATGGCTGACGGCTCCATCAGCAAAGGCGAGTTCGCTCAAATCGGCAAGGCCCAGAGCGCCCTTTCCAACACCTTCTCGAAATACCAGAAGGCACAGCGCCAGAACAAATACTCCGGTTCAAGCCTTTCCGGAAAAACCGTCTAACCCGGTTCCAAAGATGAACGGCCGGGGGTGCAAGCCTCCGGCCGTTTATTACTCTTTGGGCCGTGTAGCCCCGAATCAGCTCTACTCTTCGCGCTTATCCAGCACTCGCCTGGCCTTGTCTTCCTCGGAAGAGAGCTGGCCGGGCTCGGTCATGCGCACCTCGAAACCTACGCCAAGCTCGGAAGCCAAGCGCTTGCGCACCATGTCCAGGAAATGCTGCTGGTCAGCGATGCGGTCGAAAACGAATTTCTCGGCAACTTCCAGCTCCACCGTGGCCCTGTCCAGATTGCGCTCGCGCTCCAGCACGACCCGCCACTGGGGTGTGGTGCCTTCGATCTCTAGGAGGACAGCCTCGATCTGGCTGGGGAAGACATTCACTCCACGGATGATGAGCATGTCGTCCACCCGGCCGCGCACTCGCTCCATGCGTTTGAGCGTCCGTCCGCAGGGGCATGGCCCTGGCAGGATGCGCGTCAAATCGCCTGTGCGGAATCGAACCAGAGGAAAGGCCTCTTTGGTGAGAGTGGTGATGACCAACTCGCCTTGCTGCCCCTCAGATACTGGTTCTCCGGAGGCCGGGTCGATCACTTCCGCAAGGAAGTGGTCCTCGTTTATGTGCAGGCCGTTTCGCTCCAGGCATTCCCCGGAAACGCCGGGTCCCATCACTTCGCTTATGCCGTAGTTATCCGTGGCTGTGAGTTTCAGCCGATCTTCAATTTGCAGGCGCGCCGATTCGGACCAGGACTCAGCCCCGAACAGGCCGTAGCGCAGGCTGAGCGCGTTGGCGTTCACGCCCATCTCCTCCATGCGCTGGGCCAGATGCAGGGCGTAACTCGGGGTGCACACCAGCACGGAGGTTTTGAAGTCCTGCATTATGGCCACCTGGCGGCGGGTGTTGCCGCTGGAAGCCGGAACCACGGCCGCGCCCAGGGCCTCGGCTCCTTGGTGGAAGCCGAACCCGCCCGTGAACAGGCCGAAGTTGAAGGCGATCTGCACCACATCCTCGCGGGTGACGCCTCCGGCAGTGAGTACCCTGGCGGTCAGCGCAGCCCATTTTTTCAGGTCGCCGGCTGTGTAGCCGACCACGGTGGACTTCCCCGTGGTGCCGGAAGAAGAATGCAGACGGACAACTTCGCGAAGAGGCACAGCGAAGAAGCCGTAGGGATAGGCGTCGCGCAGCACCGCCTTGGTGGTGAAGGGCAGACGGCGCAGGTCATCCAGGGAGCGGATGTCGTCCGGGTCTATGCCCAGTTGCCCGAAGGTCTTGCGGTAGTAGGGGACGTTGCGGGCCACGCGGGTCAGCGTGGACTGGAGGCGCTCAAGCTGAAGCTGGGCCAGCTGCCCGGCGTCCATGGATTCGTATTTCGGTTCCCACATCATGACCTTGTCTCCTGCGCGAAGCCGATCGAAGTGCTACTTGCTGCCTCCAGCGGGCATGAACTGGCGAACAATGGGCCTGTAAACATAGCTCACATCGACCACCTTGCGGGTGTCGTCGAAACCCAATTCAATGGTCACGTCACCTGCCGTGTAGGTATATTGCTTTACGTTCACCTTGGGTTGGACGGCGGGGCCATAGGTGGCGTCGAAATAGGCTTTTAGCGTGTTGTAAGAGCTTGGGCCCTGGGCCGTGAACATGGCCAGACAGAATTTGCCCTTGTAAAAGCCATACATCTGATCCTTGACGGGCACGCTCTGGAAGGTCAGGTCGTCACCATACTTGGTGTAGAAGATAATATCCCCGCTTTGGCGAGCCTGCTTGAGGTGCTTGAATTCGGAAAAATCTTTCCCAAAGAACATACCCTTGTAGTCGAGGATGATTTTTCCCTGGGCGAACGCCATGGCGGCCAAGGCTAAAATCAATGTGGTAATAATGAACGCGCGCTTCATGAAAACTGCTCCTCTTGAGTTTTATCACGGCCTAAGTAGGCCCGCTGCACGTCGCGGTTGGCCAGGAGCTCCGAAGATTGACCCTGCAGAATGACCCGTCCCGTCTCCAACACATAGCCCCTGTCGGCAACGGCCAGAGCGCTCTTGGCGTTCTGTTCCACCAGCAGCACGGTGAGGCCGCGCTCGGCGCGCAATTCCATGACGCGCTTGAAAATATCGCGGCACACCGTTGGGGCAAGGCCCATGCCCGGCTCGTCCAGCAAAAGCATCTTCGGCCCGGACATGAGGGCCCGGCCGATGGCCAGCATCTGCTGCTCGCCGCCGGAGAGGGTGCCAGCGGGCTGGCCCGCGCGTTCCTTGAGCACAGGGAACATCGCGTAGACCGACTCCAGGTCCCTGTCCAACTCGGCGCGGGGAGTCCGCCCCCTGCGGGTGTAAGACCCCAAAAGGAGGTTGTCGGTTACGCTCAAGGGTTTGAACACCAGACGGCGTTCGGGAACGTGGGAGAGTCCCAGGCGCACAATTTTATCAGGAGCGGCCTTGGTGATGTCCTGGCCGTCAAACACAATGCCGCCAGCGGAGGGCCTCAACAGCCCGGATATGGCCGTAAGAAGCGTGGTCTTGCCCGCGCCGTTGGCCCCGATAAGGGCCACGATCTCCCCGGAGTCCACATGCAAAGAGGCGCGGCGCACTGCCGTTATCTTACCGTAGGAGATATCGACGTTGGTGAGGGTGAGCATCAGTCCTCGCCCAAGTAGGCCGCCACGACCTCGGGATTTTCTTGGATCTCTACCGGCGTGCCTTCGGCAAGCACGCTGCCGAAGTTGAGCACCATGATCCGGTCGGAGATGTCCATGACCAGCTCCATGTCGTGCTCCACCAGAACCACGCCAATTTTTAATTCGTCGCGGATGCGCCTGATGATGGTTCCCAACTGGGCCGTTTCCTTGTTGTTCATGCCTGCCGCCGGCTCGTCGAGCAACAAAAGCTTGGGATCCGAGGCGATGGCCCTGGCCATCTCCAGCAGGCGCTGCTCGCCGTAGGGCAGGTCAACGGCCAAGGAGTCCTTCTTGTCCGCCAACCCGACGAACTCAAGTTTTTCCATGCAGCGTTCTCGCATACGCTTCTCTTCGCGCGCAAAGCGCGGGGTGCGCAGCAGGCTGTCCAGCAGAGAATAGCCTATTTTCAGGTGCGCCCCGGTCAGCACGTTCTCCAGGGCGGTCATGTTGGAGAAAATTTCGAGATTCTGGAAGGTGCGC harbors:
- a CDS encoding phenylacetate--CoA ligase, with product MMWEPKYESMDAGQLAQLQLERLQSTLTRVARNVPYYRKTFGQLGIDPDDIRSLDDLRRLPFTTKAVLRDAYPYGFFAVPLREVVRLHSSSGTTGKSTVVGYTAGDLKKWAALTARVLTAGGVTREDVVQIAFNFGLFTGGFGFHQGAEALGAAVVPASSGNTRRQVAIMQDFKTSVLVCTPSYALHLAQRMEEMGVNANALSLRYGLFGAESWSESARLQIEDRLKLTATDNYGISEVMGPGVSGECLERNGLHINEDHFLAEVIDPASGEPVSEGQQGELVITTLTKEAFPLVRFRTGDLTRILPGPCPCGRTLKRMERVRGRVDDMLIIRGVNVFPSQIEAVLLEIEGTTPQWRVVLERERNLDRATVELEVAEKFVFDRIADQQHFLDMVRKRLASELGVGFEVRMTEPGQLSSEEDKARRVLDKREE
- a CDS encoding ABC transporter ATP-binding protein, translated to MLTLTNVDISYGKITAVRRASLHVDSGEIVALIGANGAGKTTLLTAISGLLRPSAGGIVFDGQDITKAAPDKIVRLGLSHVPERRLVFKPLSVTDNLLLGSYTRRGRTPRAELDRDLESVYAMFPVLKERAGQPAGTLSGGEQQMLAIGRALMSGPKMLLLDEPGMGLAPTVCRDIFKRVMELRAERGLTVLLVEQNAKSALAVADRGYVLETGRVILQGQSSELLANRDVQRAYLGRDKTQEEQFS
- a CDS encoding ABC transporter ATP-binding protein, which codes for MAELLEVRDVSVRFGGIQALSGAELTVKAGDISAIIGPNGAGKTTLLGVVSGAVTPLSGSVLLAGKDITGRPTHERAREGVVRTFQNLEIFSNMTALENVLTGAHLKIGYSLLDSLLRTPRFAREEKRMRERCMEKLEFVGLADKKDSLAVDLPYGEQRLLEMARAIASDPKLLLLDEPAAGMNNKETAQLGTIIRRIRDELKIGVVLVEHDMELVMDISDRIMVLNFGSVLAEGTPVEIQENPEVVAAYLGED